A DNA window from Sphingopyxis macrogoltabida contains the following coding sequences:
- a CDS encoding tryptophan 2,3-dioxygenase → MIRQSKDDGTTVFETEIDGETIQWDNGLTYARHLQTQQLLSAQVPVSDKPDEMLFIIMHQTMELWIKLVLHEARLVVEAIRGDRLEIAGKGLDRIATIQRHMIHSWEVLATLTPHDFLTFRGFLRRASGFQSQQYRELEYLLGNKRGDMMIVHKDDVEATQRLRAAYEAPSLYDELLKLLARRGFAIPADHLERDWTKPYAPSEAVEQAWLAIYTDPEHHWDLYMLAEKITALEYYFQEWRFKHMKTVSRVIGHKPGTGGSSGVNYLVKALSLSFFPELWSMRTLMAAPREGGDYSGGAGA, encoded by the coding sequence ATGATCCGGCAGAGCAAGGACGACGGCACCACCGTCTTCGAAACCGAAATCGACGGCGAGACGATCCAGTGGGACAATGGCCTCACCTATGCGCGTCATCTCCAGACGCAACAGCTTCTCTCGGCGCAGGTGCCGGTGTCGGACAAGCCCGACGAGATGCTGTTCATCATCATGCACCAGACGATGGAGCTGTGGATCAAGCTGGTGCTGCACGAGGCGCGGCTGGTCGTCGAGGCGATCCGGGGCGACCGGCTGGAGATCGCGGGCAAGGGGCTCGACCGCATCGCGACGATCCAGCGCCACATGATCCATAGCTGGGAGGTGCTCGCGACGCTGACGCCGCATGACTTCCTGACTTTCCGCGGCTTTCTGCGCCGCGCGTCGGGGTTCCAGTCGCAGCAATATCGCGAGCTCGAATATTTGCTCGGCAACAAGCGCGGCGACATGATGATCGTCCACAAGGATGATGTTGAAGCCACGCAGCGGCTGCGCGCGGCCTATGAGGCGCCGTCGCTTTACGACGAGTTGCTGAAGCTGCTCGCGCGGCGCGGCTTCGCCATTCCCGCCGATCACCTCGAGCGCGACTGGACCAAGCCTTATGCGCCGTCCGAAGCGGTCGAGCAGGCGTGGCTCGCGATCTACACCGACCCCGAGCATCACTGGGACCTCTATATGCTCGCCGAGAAGATCACCGCGCTCGAATATTATTTTCAGGAGTGGCGCTTCAAACACATGAAGACGGTGTCGCGCGTCATCGGTCACAAGCCGGGGACGGGCGGCTCGTCGGGGGTCAATTATCTGGTCAAGGCGCTGAGCCTCAGCTTCTTCCCCGAACTCTGGTCGATGCGCACGCTGATGGCGGCACCGCGCGAAGGCGGCGATTATAGCGGCGGAGCAGGCGCATGA